The Triticum aestivum cultivar Chinese Spring chromosome 3A, IWGSC CS RefSeq v2.1, whole genome shotgun sequence genome includes a region encoding these proteins:
- the LOC123057892 gene encoding xyloglucan endotransglycosylase/hydrolase protein 8 produces MARRFLAVLAVVLALSQAASAKPWLDDKFNTDGTVRTGYDASGEQVVTLSLDQRSGAGFNSDEQYLYGEFSIQMKLIPGNSAGTVSCFYLSSGDGDGHDEIDMEFMGNSSGPGHPVVLNTNVWVNGDGKKEHQFNLWFDPAADFHTYTIIWNPENILFKVDNLFIRSFKRFAGIPYTSSKPMRLHATLWDGSFWATEKGKVPIDWSNAPFNVLYRNYYANACVSGGACHAGSDGWMNRQLNGAEWGTVKWAERSYMSYNYCEDGYRFPQGFPAECSRY; encoded by the exons GACGATAAGTTCAACACGGACGGCACTGTCCGGACCGGTTACGACGCTTCGGGCGAGCAGGTGGTGACGCTCAGCCTCGACCAGCGCTCCGGCGCCGGCTTCAACTCCGATGAGCAATACCTCTACGGTGAGTTCAGCATCCAGATGAAGCTCATCCCGGGAAACTCCGCCGGCACCGTCTCTTGCTTCTAC CTTTCTTCCGGTGATGGCGACGGGCACGACGAGATCGACATGGAGTTCATGGGCAACTCCAGCGGCCCTGGCCATCCAGTGGTGCTCAACACCAACGTGTGGGTCAACGGCGACGGCAAGAAGGAGCACCAGTTCAACCTCTGGTTCGACCCCGCCGCCGACTTCCACACCTACACCATCATCTGGAACCCGGAGAACATCCTCTTCAAGGTTGACAACCTCTTCATCCGGTCCTTCAAGCGCTTCGCCGGCATCCCCTACACTAGCTCCAAACCCATGAGGCTGCACGCCACGCTCTGGGACGGCAGCTTCTGGGCGACCGAGAAGGGCAAGGTCCCCATCGACTGGTCCAACGCGCCCTTCAACGTCTTGTACCGGAACTACTACGCCAACGCCTGCGTCAGCGGCGGCGCGTGCCACGCCGGCAGCGACGGGTGGATGAACAGGCAGCTCAACGGCGCCGAGTGGGGCACCGTGAAGTGGGCGGAGCGCAGTTACATGAGCTACAACTACTGCGAGGATGGGTACAGGTTCCCGCAGGGGTTCCCCGCCGAGTGCAGCCGCTACTGA